The Erigeron canadensis isolate Cc75 chromosome 4, C_canadensis_v1, whole genome shotgun sequence genome window below encodes:
- the LOC122596379 gene encoding mitochondrial import receptor subunit TOM20-like, with amino-acid sequence MDQVDFERMMIFEHARVNAEAEYLKNPDDADNLTKWGGALLELSQFGNINESKKMLKDAVSKLEEALAINPAKHEALWCLGSVLTANGFLISEHEEARILFDQALDYFEKAVELCPENEHYLQALASCAKAAEVHKEIHRQGGLAQAQQTLGGGSATSSSAKGSAKNKRSDLMYDIFGWVILAAGLVTWLRMAKLPPPPPM; translated from the exons atgGACCaagttgattttgaaagaatgatGATATTCGAACATGCTCGTGTTAACGCCGAAGCTGAATACCTCAAGAACCCTGACGACGCTGAC AATTTGACAAAATGGGGCGGGGCTCTTCTGGAATTGTCTCAGTTCGGGAATATTAATGAATCAAAGAAGATGCTTAAAG ATGCTGTGTCAAAATTGGAAGAGGCATTAGCTATCAATCCTGCAAAACATGAGGCGCTGTGGTGCCTAGGGAGTGTCCTCACTGCCAATGGATTTTTAATCTCTGAGCACGAAGAGGCTAGGATTCTGTTTGACCAGGCACTTGATTATTTCGAAAAGGCTGTAGAACTG TGTCCAGAGAATGAGCATTATCTCCAAGCTTTGGCATCTTGTGCTAAG GCCGCGGAGGTTCACAAGGAAATCCACAGACAGGGAGGACTTGCTCAAGCTCAACAAACATTGGGTGGAGGATCTGCTACGTCTTCAAGCGCTAAG GGATCTGCCAAGAACAAGAGGAGTGATCTAATGTATGATATATTTGGATGGGTAATTCTTGCTGCTGGGCTGGTTACATGGCTCAGGATGGCCAAGttgcctccaccaccaccaatgtGA